In Tiliqua scincoides isolate rTilSci1 chromosome 1, rTilSci1.hap2, whole genome shotgun sequence, the following are encoded in one genomic region:
- the CRLS1 gene encoding cardiolipin synthase (CMP-forming), whose protein sequence is MLAAAWLAKGAACGWGLLRSVSPARPARATVAAAARLAGGARRGDPRAALAASWSECAAAPTPSLCSEQGRRLRLRAHGRERLPGAPTSSWSPSFCCCCCHPRGARQPHRSHSRDDSTPGRSAGSLEQGEGRAKSRGAELYENPWTIPNLLSMARIGLAPVLGYLIVEEDFNIALGVFALAGVTDLLDGFIARNWANQKSVLGSALDPLADKILISVLYISLTCANLIPVPLTSMIILRDIALIAAVFYVRYKTLLPPKTLSRYFNPCYATAQLKPTFISKINTVVQLILVAASLAAPVFNFVDSVYLQTLWCITAFTTTASAYSYYHYGRKTVQVLNNK, encoded by the exons ATGTTGGCCGCGGCCTGGCTGGCCAAAGGGGCCGCGTGCGGCTGGGGACTGCTGCGGAGCGTCAGCCCGGCACGGCCCGCGAGAGCCACCGTAGCGGCCGCGGCGAGGCTGGCAGGAGGCGCGCGCCGCGGCGACCCCCGAGCGGCGCTCGCGGCCTCCTGGAGTGAATGCGCGGCGGCTCCGACCCCTTCGCTGTGTTCGGAGCAGGGCCGTCGACTGCGCCTGCGCGCGCACGGGCGCGAACGGCTGCCTGGCGCTCCCACCTCCAGCTGGAGCCCCtcgttctgctgctgctgctgccaccctcgTGGGGCGAGGCAGCCGCACCGCTCGCACAGCCGCGATGACAGCACGCCTGGGCGGTCCGCGGGGTCCCTGGAGCAGGGCGAGGGAAGGGCGAAGAGCCGCGGGGCCGAACTG tATGAAAACCCTTGGACAATTCCTAATTTACTTTCAATGGCAAGGATTGGTCTGGCACCAGTTTTGGGTTACTTGATTGTTGAAGAAGATTTTAATATTGCATTGGGTGTGTTTGCTCTGGCTGGTGTGACAGATTTG TTGGATGGCTTTATTGCACGAAACTGGGCTAACCAAAAGTCTGTTTTGGGGAGTGCCCTGGACCCTTTGGCTGATAAAATTCTTATCAGTGTCCTATACATTAGCCTGACTTGTGCAAATCTTATTCCAG ttcCTCTAACATCTATGATAATTCTAAGGGACATTGCATTAATTGCTGCTGTGTTTTATGTACGGTATAAAACTCTTCTACCACCA AAAACACTTAGTAGATATTTCAATCCCTGTTACGCTACTGCTCAGTTAAAGCCCACATTCATCAGTAAG ATCAACACAGTTGTGCAGCTAATCTTAGTGGCGGCTTCTTTAGCAGCTCCAGTTTTCAATTTTGTGGACAGTGTTTATCTTCAAACTTTATG GTGCATCACAGCATTCACAACAACAGCATCTGCGTACAGTTACTATCATTATGGCCGCAAAACTGTTCAGGTGCTAAACAATAAATGA
- the MCM8 gene encoding DNA helicase MCM8 isoform X1, which produces MSSESGGRGYGRGFPRWRGRGGWQGRGKAHGQKKEGKNIPANPSLIQTTLDPITPYRGWKLYFSEAYDGSSPFAQKIEAFEKFFTSRIELYDKDEIERKGSILVDYKELTHDEELVESIPDIANELRDMPQKILDCMGLAIHQVLSKDLEKHAAELQKQEGLSIDEEPIINVPHIHARVYNYDPLTQLKNIRANCYGKYVALRGTVVRVGNIKPLCTKMAFICSACGNVQSFPLPDGKYTLPTKCPLPVCHGRSFTPDRSSPYTVTVDWQSIKIQELMADDQKEAGRIPRTIECELVQDLVDCCVPGDVITITGIVKVSNTEEGASKTDKCVFLLYIEANSISNSKGQKVKNYEHGINHQACMEFSLKDLYAVQEIQAEENLLKLIVNSLCPTIYGHEIVKSGLVLTLFGGCQKYVDDKNRIPVRGDPHVLVVGDPGLGKSQMLQAVCNIAPRGVYVCGNATTTSGLTVTLSRDSASGDFALEAGALVLGDQGICGIDEFDKMGSQHQALLEAMEQQSISLAKAGVVCSLPARTSIIAAANPVGGHYNKAKTVSENLKMGSALLSRFDLVFILLDIPNEDHDHLLSEHVMAMRAGKQAGCSSTVVTRGNSQHSNESILEVVSDKPLSERLKVNPGESFDPIPHQLLRKYVGYARQYVHPRLSPEAAQVLQKFYLELRQQSQRADSTPITTRQLESLIRLTEARSRLELREKATKEDAEDVVEIMKYSMLGTYSDEFGRLDFERSQHGSGMSNRSQAKRFVSVLHDIAERTYNNLFEFQQLRQIAKEANIKVASFENFLGSLNDQGYFLKKGPRLYQLQTM; this is translated from the exons CTAATCCTTCACTAATTCAAACAACACTAGACCCGATTACTCCATACAGAGGATGGAAACTGTATTTCTCTGAAG CATATGATGGCAGCTCGCCTTTTGCTCAGAAGATTGAAGCTTTTGAAAAGTTTTTTACATCTCGAATAGAACTTTACGATAAG GATGAAAtagaaagaaaaggaagcattCTTGTGGATTATAAAGAGCTGACACATGATGAAGAGTTAGTAGAATCAATACCTGATATTGCCAATGAGTTACGGGATATGCCACAGAAAATACTAGACTGCATGGGCCTGGCAATACATCAG GTGTTAAGCAAAGATCTTGAAAAACATGCAGCAGAACTGCAGAAACAGGAAGGACTTTCCATTGATGAAGAACCCATAATAAATGTACCACATATTCATGCAAG aGTGTACAACTATGATCCACTTACTCAGCTTAAGAATATTCGTGCTAATTGCTATGGGAAATATGTTGCTTTGCGTGGGACTGTTGTACGTGTCGGTAATATTAAGCCTTTGTGTACAAAGATGGCATTTATATGCAGTGCCTGTGGAAATGTTCAGAGTTTTCCTCTGCCTGATGGAAAATATACGCTTCCTACAAAG TGTCCTCTGCCTGTGTGCCATGGACGATCATTTACTCCAGACAGAAGTTCTCCTTATACAGTTACAGTGGACTGGCAATCTATTAA GATTCAAGAGCTTATGGCAGATGATCAGAAAGAAGCAGGTAGAATTCCTCGCACAATAGAATGTGAATTGGTTCAGGATCTTGTCGACTGCTGTGTTCCAGGAGATGTGATCACCATCACAGGAATTGTTAAAGTATCAAACACTGAAGAAG GAGCCTCTAAAACTGATAAATGTGTCTTCCTGTTATACATCGAAGCAAACTCTATCAGCAATAGTAAAGGACAGAAAGTTAAGAACTATGAACATGGAATAAACCACCAAGCATGCATGGAATTTTCACTTAAAGATCTTTATGCTGTCCAGGAGATCCAAGCTGAAGAGAACCTGTTAAAGCTCATTGTCAA ctCTCTTTGTCCCACTATCTATGGTCATGAG ATTGTGAAATCAGGTTTAGTGCTGACATTATTTGGAGGGTGCCAGAAGTATGTAGATGATAAAAATAGAATTCCTGTTCGAGGAGACCCACATGTTCTGGTGGTTGGAGATCCAGGACTAGGGAAAAGTCAGATGTTGCAA GCTGTCTGCAATATTGCACCTCGTGGTGTATATGTTTGTGGCAATGCTACTACTACCTCTGGCCTGACTGTCACTCTGTCTAGGGACAGCGCCTCTGGAGATTTTGCTTTGGAAGCTGGTGCCCTTGTGCTTGGCGATCAAG GTATTTGTGGAATAGATGAATTTGATAAGATGGGAAGCCAGCATCAAGCTTTGTTGGAGGCGATGGAACAGCAAAGTATCAGTCTTGCTAAGGCTGGTGTTGTTTGCAGCTTACCAGCTAGGACATCAATCATAGCTGCAGCAAATCCAGTTGGGGGGCACTATAACAAAGCCAAAACGGTATCTGAGAATCTAAA AATGGGGAGTGCTCTACTGTCCCGTTTTGACTTGGTATTCATTCTCCTGGACATACCTAATGAAGATCATGACCATTTGCTTTCTGAGCATGTGATGGCAATGCGAGCTGGAAAACAGGCTGGATGTAGCAGTACTGTAGTGACTCGCGGAAACTCTCAGCATTCTAATGAGTCTATCCTGGAAGTAGTTTCAGACAAACCATTATCTGAAAGATTAAAG GTCAATCCAGGAGAAAGCTTTGACCCAATTCCACACCAGCTGTTAAGGAAGTATGTTGGCTATGCTCGGCAGTATGTACACCCCAGACTATCTCCAGAAGCAGCTCAAGTCCTTCAGAAATTCTACCTTGAACTCCGACAACAAAGCCAAAGAGCAGATAGCACGCCGATCACCACAAGGCAGCTAGAATCGTTGATACGTCTTACAGAG GCACGGTCAAGATTAGAATTGAGAGAAAAGGCTACCAAAGAGGATGCTGAGGATGTTGTAGAAATAATGAAATATAG CATGCTAGGAACGTACTCTGATGAATTTGGGAGATTGGATTTTGAACGTTCTCAGCATGGTTCTGGAATGAGCAACAGGTCACAAGCAAAGAGATTTGTTTCTGTCCTCCATGATATTGCAGAAAGAACCTACAACAACCTCTTTGAGTTTCAACAGCTTCGACAAATTGCAAAGGAGGCAAATATAAAG GTAGCCAGTTTTGAAAACTTCCTTGGATCTTTAAATGATCAGGGTTATTTTTTGAAAAAAGGTCCAAGATTATATCAGCTTCAGACTATGTGA
- the MCM8 gene encoding DNA helicase MCM8 isoform X2, translating into MSSESGGRGYGRGFPRWRGRGGWQGRGKAHGQKKEGKNIPANPSLIQTTLDPITPYRGWKLYFSEAYDGSSPFAQKIEAFEKFFTSRIELYDKDEIERKGSILVDYKELTHDEELVESIPDIANELRDMPQKILDCMGLAIHQVLSKDLEKHAAELQKQEGLSIDEEPIINVPHIHARVYNYDPLTQLKNIRANCYGKYVALRGTVVRVGNIKPLCTKMAFICSACGNVQSFPLPDGKYTLPTKCPLPVCHGRSFTPDRSSPYTVTVDWQSIKIQELMADDQKEAGRIPRTIECELVQDLVDCCVPGDVITITGIVKVSNTEEGASKTDKCVFLLYIEANSISNSKGQKVKNYEHGINHQACMEFSLKDLYAVQEIQAEENLLKLIVNSLCPTIYGHEIVKSGLVLTLFGGCQKYVDDKNRIPVRGDPHVLVVGDPGLGKSQMLQAVCNIAPRGVYVCGNATTTSGLTVTLSRDSASGDFALEAGALVLGDQGICGIDEFDKMGSQHQALLEAMEQQSISLAKAGVVCSLPARTSIIAAANPVGGHYNKAKTVSENLKMGSALLSRFDLVFILLDIPNEDHDHLLSEHVMAMRAGKQAGCSSTVVTRGNSQHSNESILEVVSDKPLSERLKVNPGESFDPIPHQLLRKYVGYARQYVHPRLSPEAAQVLQKFYLELRQQSQRADSTPITTRQLESLIRLTEARSRLELREKATKEDAEDVVEIMKYSMLGTYSDEFGRLDFERSQHGSGMSNRSQAKRFVSVLHDIAERTYNNLFEFQQLRQIAKEANIKPVLKTSLDL; encoded by the exons CTAATCCTTCACTAATTCAAACAACACTAGACCCGATTACTCCATACAGAGGATGGAAACTGTATTTCTCTGAAG CATATGATGGCAGCTCGCCTTTTGCTCAGAAGATTGAAGCTTTTGAAAAGTTTTTTACATCTCGAATAGAACTTTACGATAAG GATGAAAtagaaagaaaaggaagcattCTTGTGGATTATAAAGAGCTGACACATGATGAAGAGTTAGTAGAATCAATACCTGATATTGCCAATGAGTTACGGGATATGCCACAGAAAATACTAGACTGCATGGGCCTGGCAATACATCAG GTGTTAAGCAAAGATCTTGAAAAACATGCAGCAGAACTGCAGAAACAGGAAGGACTTTCCATTGATGAAGAACCCATAATAAATGTACCACATATTCATGCAAG aGTGTACAACTATGATCCACTTACTCAGCTTAAGAATATTCGTGCTAATTGCTATGGGAAATATGTTGCTTTGCGTGGGACTGTTGTACGTGTCGGTAATATTAAGCCTTTGTGTACAAAGATGGCATTTATATGCAGTGCCTGTGGAAATGTTCAGAGTTTTCCTCTGCCTGATGGAAAATATACGCTTCCTACAAAG TGTCCTCTGCCTGTGTGCCATGGACGATCATTTACTCCAGACAGAAGTTCTCCTTATACAGTTACAGTGGACTGGCAATCTATTAA GATTCAAGAGCTTATGGCAGATGATCAGAAAGAAGCAGGTAGAATTCCTCGCACAATAGAATGTGAATTGGTTCAGGATCTTGTCGACTGCTGTGTTCCAGGAGATGTGATCACCATCACAGGAATTGTTAAAGTATCAAACACTGAAGAAG GAGCCTCTAAAACTGATAAATGTGTCTTCCTGTTATACATCGAAGCAAACTCTATCAGCAATAGTAAAGGACAGAAAGTTAAGAACTATGAACATGGAATAAACCACCAAGCATGCATGGAATTTTCACTTAAAGATCTTTATGCTGTCCAGGAGATCCAAGCTGAAGAGAACCTGTTAAAGCTCATTGTCAA ctCTCTTTGTCCCACTATCTATGGTCATGAG ATTGTGAAATCAGGTTTAGTGCTGACATTATTTGGAGGGTGCCAGAAGTATGTAGATGATAAAAATAGAATTCCTGTTCGAGGAGACCCACATGTTCTGGTGGTTGGAGATCCAGGACTAGGGAAAAGTCAGATGTTGCAA GCTGTCTGCAATATTGCACCTCGTGGTGTATATGTTTGTGGCAATGCTACTACTACCTCTGGCCTGACTGTCACTCTGTCTAGGGACAGCGCCTCTGGAGATTTTGCTTTGGAAGCTGGTGCCCTTGTGCTTGGCGATCAAG GTATTTGTGGAATAGATGAATTTGATAAGATGGGAAGCCAGCATCAAGCTTTGTTGGAGGCGATGGAACAGCAAAGTATCAGTCTTGCTAAGGCTGGTGTTGTTTGCAGCTTACCAGCTAGGACATCAATCATAGCTGCAGCAAATCCAGTTGGGGGGCACTATAACAAAGCCAAAACGGTATCTGAGAATCTAAA AATGGGGAGTGCTCTACTGTCCCGTTTTGACTTGGTATTCATTCTCCTGGACATACCTAATGAAGATCATGACCATTTGCTTTCTGAGCATGTGATGGCAATGCGAGCTGGAAAACAGGCTGGATGTAGCAGTACTGTAGTGACTCGCGGAAACTCTCAGCATTCTAATGAGTCTATCCTGGAAGTAGTTTCAGACAAACCATTATCTGAAAGATTAAAG GTCAATCCAGGAGAAAGCTTTGACCCAATTCCACACCAGCTGTTAAGGAAGTATGTTGGCTATGCTCGGCAGTATGTACACCCCAGACTATCTCCAGAAGCAGCTCAAGTCCTTCAGAAATTCTACCTTGAACTCCGACAACAAAGCCAAAGAGCAGATAGCACGCCGATCACCACAAGGCAGCTAGAATCGTTGATACGTCTTACAGAG GCACGGTCAAGATTAGAATTGAGAGAAAAGGCTACCAAAGAGGATGCTGAGGATGTTGTAGAAATAATGAAATATAG CATGCTAGGAACGTACTCTGATGAATTTGGGAGATTGGATTTTGAACGTTCTCAGCATGGTTCTGGAATGAGCAACAGGTCACAAGCAAAGAGATTTGTTTCTGTCCTCCATGATATTGCAGAAAGAACCTACAACAACCTCTTTGAGTTTCAACAGCTTCGACAAATTGCAAAGGAGGCAAATATAAAG CCAGTTTTGAAAACTTCCTTGGATCTTTAA